One stretch of Streptomyces sp. MMBL 11-1 DNA includes these proteins:
- a CDS encoding MFS transporter: MSLRRTDGAPGAGADRGRPAPGRRGRARRGTAPRRAGRPPLTGPQRFLLGGSFLITLGSFAVLPYMSVLLHQRLGLGLGTVGFVLAVASLIQFAGGVVAGPVAGRIGLRRAMLLALGLRTAGFAALVPGLTSPVLAVGALLLVSAGAALYLPANKAYLVEGASQAQRPRLLSASGSAFNAGMALGPPAAAPLVMGSPGVLFSGVTVLFALVGAGHALLPAGAADRPADGSSAAPAADRAPESGAPRSGPSPFVVTVLSVYAFMFFQHYLALYAVPRTSAAFYGAVLTGYAALLVVAQPLLAERVAALGYPAALRWGFGAMAAGMAAIGAGGHAGIVVGGALLCLGEIVLFLKNDLEALARSSAAPASVFGRQRLAAGIGAFASGVVGGQLYGAAESAGSARGFWAAVCLQCLLLPVFLLRRRRTARDPEGSRAGVG; the protein is encoded by the coding sequence GTGAGCCTCCGGCGGACGGACGGGGCTCCGGGGGCCGGCGCGGACCGCGGGCGGCCCGCCCCCGGGCGGAGGGGGCGGGCCCGGCGCGGGACTGCCCCTCGGCGGGCGGGGCGCCCGCCGCTCACCGGGCCCCAGCGGTTCCTGCTGGGGGGCTCGTTCCTGATCACGCTGGGCAGCTTCGCCGTGCTGCCCTACATGTCGGTGCTGCTGCACCAGCGGCTCGGCCTCGGGCTCGGCACGGTCGGCTTCGTGCTGGCCGTCGCGTCGCTGATCCAGTTCGCCGGGGGCGTGGTGGCGGGGCCCGTGGCCGGGCGGATCGGGCTGCGGCGCGCGATGCTGCTGGCGCTGGGACTGCGTACGGCGGGTTTCGCCGCTCTGGTCCCCGGGCTGACCAGTCCGGTCCTCGCGGTCGGGGCGCTGCTGCTGGTGTCGGCGGGCGCGGCGCTGTATCTCCCGGCGAACAAGGCGTACCTCGTGGAGGGGGCGTCGCAGGCGCAGCGCCCCCGGCTGCTGTCGGCGAGCGGTTCGGCGTTCAACGCGGGGATGGCCCTGGGCCCTCCGGCCGCCGCGCCGCTCGTCATGGGCTCCCCCGGTGTGCTGTTCTCCGGCGTCACCGTACTGTTCGCGCTCGTGGGCGCCGGGCACGCGCTGCTGCCGGCGGGCGCGGCGGACCGGCCCGCCGACGGGTCCTCCGCCGCGCCCGCCGCCGACCGGGCCCCGGAGTCCGGCGCACCGCGCTCCGGGCCCTCACCGTTCGTGGTGACCGTGCTGAGCGTGTACGCGTTCATGTTCTTCCAGCACTATCTGGCGCTGTACGCGGTCCCCCGGACATCGGCGGCCTTCTACGGGGCCGTGCTGACGGGGTACGCGGCCCTTCTCGTCGTCGCGCAGCCGCTGCTGGCGGAACGGGTCGCCGCACTGGGCTACCCGGCCGCGCTGCGGTGGGGTTTCGGTGCGATGGCCGCGGGCATGGCGGCGATCGGGGCCGGGGGGCACGCGGGGATCGTGGTGGGCGGGGCGCTGCTGTGTCTCGGGGAGATCGTGCTCTTCCTCAAGAACGACCTGGAGGCGCTGGCCCGTTCGTCGGCCGCCCCGGCGAGCGTGTTCGGGCGTCAGCGGCTGGCGGCGGGCATCGGCGCGTTCGCCAGCGGGGTGGTGGGCGGGCAGTTGTACGGGGCGGCCGAGTCGGCGGGCTCGGCTCGGGGGTTCTGGGCGGCGGTCTGCCTCCAGTGCCTGCTGCTGCCGGTGTTCCTGCTCCGCCGACGGCGCACCGCCCGGGACCCGGAGGGATCGCGGGCGGGCGTCGGTTAG
- a CDS encoding ferric reductase-like transmembrane domain-containing protein: MTNPPPTPDPAAATETPLGAVPTAGTGPEAEATAAGSAAPDDGHVPAPRRQGEPRRPTLRSDLRASWPDGLVALLVTAAIFVLLYIRIRNKTSSTVTVMPFMADAGGFWMYFLSQAFGWSALLWAWGTVILGLMLSGPRPGRLPLSGSRLERLHRTTSLNTIALIVAHALLFGAELVRHDTASWNSAVATAFVEAFVPGGYDSGTGRIAIPIGQAALYLALPLGLLFYVRHRIGPKTWRVLHRCVIVVYVLSVWHTLLYGTNVWYDGWFRTSVWLLQLPIAALLLLRLTRPARRSEKLPGRPGTTTGARTGWALRVGGRLSVVAVLAALIAVVASGSDGGRSTAPEDTSSTHNHD; the protein is encoded by the coding sequence ATGACGAACCCACCCCCCACCCCCGACCCGGCAGCGGCCACCGAAACGCCCCTAGGCGCCGTGCCGACCGCCGGAACCGGACCTGAAGCCGAGGCCACCGCCGCCGGCAGCGCCGCGCCGGACGACGGCCACGTCCCCGCCCCCCGGCGGCAGGGAGAGCCGAGACGGCCGACGCTCCGCTCCGACCTGCGGGCCTCGTGGCCCGACGGCCTGGTGGCGCTCCTCGTCACCGCGGCGATCTTCGTCCTGCTCTACATACGCATCCGCAACAAGACCTCGTCCACGGTCACCGTGATGCCGTTCATGGCCGACGCGGGCGGCTTCTGGATGTACTTCCTCAGCCAGGCCTTCGGCTGGTCCGCGCTGCTCTGGGCCTGGGGAACCGTCATCCTCGGGCTGATGCTGTCCGGCCCCCGGCCGGGCCGCCTGCCGCTTTCGGGCTCCCGGCTGGAACGCCTGCACCGCACCACGAGCCTCAACACCATCGCCCTGATCGTGGCCCACGCCCTGCTGTTCGGGGCCGAGCTGGTCCGGCACGACACCGCGTCCTGGAACTCCGCGGTCGCCACCGCCTTCGTGGAGGCCTTCGTCCCCGGCGGCTACGACTCGGGGACCGGCCGGATCGCCATCCCCATCGGCCAGGCGGCCCTGTACCTCGCGCTCCCCCTCGGCCTGCTCTTCTACGTACGCCACCGCATCGGCCCCAAGACCTGGCGGGTCCTGCACCGCTGCGTGATCGTCGTCTACGTCCTCAGCGTCTGGCACACCCTGCTGTACGGAACCAACGTCTGGTACGACGGCTGGTTCCGCACCAGTGTCTGGCTGCTCCAGCTCCCGATCGCCGCGCTGCTTCTCCTGCGTCTGACGCGGCCCGCCCGCCGGTCCGAGAAGCTGCCCGGCCGGCCCGGAACGACCACCGGTGCCCGCACCGGGTGGGCCCTGCGGGTCGGCGGCAGACTCTCCGTGGTGGCGGTTCTGGCGGCCCTGATCGCCGTCGTGGCCAGTGGCAGCGACGGTGGGCGCAGCACA
- a CDS encoding ATP-grasp domain-containing protein, with translation MTIAALESLSFGLGRMVEAAAGAGHRLCLLTGDRSVYRHELAVLPPDALDVVDVDTKDAEATRRALAAVPGLAGLINTTDTWSVPAAELAAGLGLPGADPGAVRLLRDKRRVRETLYAHGLSRGTAVSVPPGPEGAGEVLRAVGLPAVLKDSAGTSSRSVWIVHDEEALHRALAEAGEQRLAGDLFAEAFLAGPLYSAETVGWDGTTRLLGVLSRQTSRAAVVREEAAAFPVALPEEDRAGIEAWVGRVLAAAGHTRGFAHVEFVLTADGPELVEINRRIGGALVGEVLCRTLRTNVYTAMMDEALGRRPALLEAPLDATGPAYGFVLIYAERPGVLKGWHGLDELGAFPGAVEWFPVREPGESVIHVGDQRGCTGMVLAEARTAELAQHRAWSAAVRVRPVVAGAP, from the coding sequence ATGACCATCGCCGCACTGGAGTCCCTGTCCTTCGGCCTGGGCCGGATGGTGGAGGCCGCCGCCGGAGCGGGGCACCGGCTGTGCCTGCTGACCGGCGACCGTTCCGTCTACCGGCACGAGCTGGCGGTGCTGCCCCCGGACGCGCTGGACGTCGTGGACGTCGACACGAAGGACGCGGAGGCGACCCGTCGGGCCCTGGCCGCCGTGCCCGGCCTGGCCGGACTGATCAACACGACGGACACCTGGAGCGTGCCGGCCGCCGAACTGGCCGCCGGACTGGGGCTCCCGGGCGCGGATCCCGGAGCCGTACGGCTGCTGCGGGACAAGCGCCGGGTGCGGGAGACGCTGTACGCGCACGGGCTGAGCCGGGGTACGGCCGTTTCCGTCCCGCCGGGTCCCGAAGGCGCCGGGGAGGTGCTGCGGGCCGTGGGGCTGCCCGCGGTCCTGAAGGACTCGGCGGGCACATCCTCGCGCTCCGTGTGGATCGTGCACGACGAGGAGGCCCTGCACCGGGCGCTGGCGGAGGCGGGCGAACAGCGCCTGGCCGGCGACCTGTTCGCCGAGGCGTTCCTCGCCGGCCCGCTGTACAGCGCGGAGACCGTCGGCTGGGACGGGACCACCCGGCTGCTCGGGGTGCTGAGCCGCCAGACGTCCCGGGCGGCGGTGGTACGGGAGGAGGCTGCGGCGTTCCCGGTGGCGCTGCCGGAGGAGGACCGGGCCGGGATCGAGGCGTGGGTGGGCCGAGTCCTCGCGGCGGCGGGGCACACCCGCGGCTTCGCCCATGTGGAGTTCGTCCTGACGGCCGACGGGCCCGAGCTGGTGGAGATCAACCGCAGGATCGGCGGCGCGCTGGTCGGCGAGGTGCTGTGCCGGACGCTGCGGACCAACGTCTACACGGCCATGATGGACGAGGCGCTCGGCCGCCGTCCGGCGCTGCTGGAGGCCCCGCTCGACGCCACGGGGCCCGCGTACGGCTTCGTCCTTATCTACGCGGAGCGGCCCGGGGTGCTGAAGGGCTGGCACGGCCTCGACGAACTCGGGGCGTTCCCCGGGGCGGTGGAGTGGTTCCCGGTCCGCGAGCCCGGCGAGAGCGTGATCCACGTCGGCGACCAGCGGGGCTGCACGGGCATGGTGCTGGCCGAGGCGCGGACGGCGGAGCTGGCCCAGCACCGGGCGTGGAGCGCGGCCGTCCGGGTCCGCCCGGTCGTCGCCGGGGCGCCGTGA
- a CDS encoding sigma-70 family RNA polymerase sigma factor — protein MSATRPPQPRVPAARQNDGQITDWALAAGGGDREAADRFVRATYEDVRRFVAYLSSDVPGADDLAQETYLRAMSGLARFAGRSCARTWLMSIARRVVIDRHRAAAVRPRTADTADWQTAAERAQPRQLPGFEESVAVLDALRRLDPARRQAFVLTQLLGVSYEEAADAAGCPIGTVRSRVARARRELAGQWRAEQADVHRGPLPASA, from the coding sequence GTGTCCGCCACCCGCCCGCCCCAACCCCGCGTCCCGGCCGCCCGGCAGAACGACGGGCAGATCACCGACTGGGCGCTGGCCGCGGGCGGTGGGGACAGGGAGGCCGCCGACCGCTTCGTCCGGGCGACCTACGAGGACGTCCGCAGATTCGTCGCCTATCTCAGCTCCGACGTCCCGGGGGCCGACGACCTGGCTCAGGAGACCTACCTCCGGGCGATGAGCGGCCTGGCCCGGTTCGCGGGGCGTTCCTGCGCCAGGACCTGGCTGATGTCGATCGCGCGGCGCGTCGTCATCGACCGGCACCGCGCCGCCGCCGTACGCCCCCGGACCGCCGACACCGCGGACTGGCAGACCGCCGCGGAACGAGCCCAGCCCCGTCAGCTGCCCGGGTTCGAGGAGTCCGTCGCGGTGCTGGACGCCCTGCGCCGACTGGACCCGGCGCGCCGCCAGGCCTTTGTCCTCACTCAACTGCTCGGAGTCTCCTACGAGGAGGCGGCGGACGCCGCGGGCTGCCCGATCGGCACGGTGCGCTCCCGCGTGGCCCGCGCCCGCCGCGAACTCGCCGGGCAGTGGCGCGCGGAACAGGCCGACGTCCACCGGGGCCCGCTCCCCGCATCGGCCTGA
- a CDS encoding pyridoxal-phosphate dependent enzyme, whose amino-acid sequence MRAGADARPRTAGPDTVPRAPAGTDTRPLPAVARVHEHITDAVKAPDLIRLTGDVVLARFETMKVYAALGAVRSLLRRGRVAPGQTLVDSSSGIYALALAMACHRYGLRCHIVASTTVDATMRAQLEILGATVDAMPPSQSLRLDQESRVRHVRRLLAERPDFHWMRQYHDQVHHEGYREFAELLTGALPEGPLTVVGAVGTGASTGGLARALRESGRSVRLVGIQPFGSVTFGSERFEDPEAIIAGIGSSIPFGNVRHELYDTVHWLDFRHAMAGAVGLLREHAVFAGLSTGAAHLAASWEAARDPGRLHLVLGADTGHRYAERVFARHAEALDPAGLRPRTIGSPAELRPPWSVMEWAGRAAPEAARTTEGDAPSPVPTVELLP is encoded by the coding sequence GTGAGGGCCGGGGCGGACGCCCGGCCGCGCACCGCCGGACCGGACACGGTCCCCCGCGCACCCGCCGGGACGGACACCCGGCCGCTCCCGGCCGTCGCGAGGGTCCACGAGCACATCACCGACGCGGTGAAGGCCCCCGACCTGATCCGGCTGACCGGCGACGTCGTCCTCGCCCGCTTCGAGACGATGAAGGTGTACGCGGCGCTCGGCGCGGTCCGCTCGCTGCTGCGCCGGGGCCGGGTGGCCCCCGGGCAGACCCTGGTCGACAGCTCCAGCGGGATCTACGCGCTGGCGCTCGCCATGGCCTGCCACCGTTACGGGCTGCGCTGCCACATCGTGGCCTCCACCACCGTGGACGCCACCATGCGGGCGCAGTTGGAGATCCTCGGTGCGACGGTCGACGCGATGCCGCCCTCGCAGAGTCTGCGCCTGGACCAGGAGTCGCGGGTGCGCCATGTGCGCCGGCTGCTGGCGGAGCGGCCGGACTTCCACTGGATGCGGCAGTATCACGACCAGGTCCACCACGAGGGCTACCGGGAGTTCGCCGAGCTGCTCACCGGGGCGTTGCCCGAGGGCCCGCTGACCGTGGTCGGCGCGGTGGGCACGGGTGCGTCGACCGGTGGGCTGGCCCGCGCGCTGCGGGAGTCGGGGCGGTCGGTGCGGCTGGTGGGCATCCAGCCGTTCGGCAGTGTGACGTTCGGGAGCGAGCGGTTCGAGGACCCGGAGGCGATCATCGCGGGCATCGGCAGCTCGATACCGTTCGGGAACGTCCGCCACGAGCTGTACGACACCGTCCACTGGCTGGACTTCCGCCACGCGATGGCGGGTGCGGTCGGACTGCTGCGGGAGCACGCGGTGTTCGCGGGGCTGTCCACCGGGGCGGCCCATCTGGCGGCGTCCTGGGAGGCGGCCCGCGATCCCGGGCGGCTGCATCTGGTGCTGGGCGCCGACACCGGGCACCGGTACGCGGAAAGGGTGTTCGCCCGGCATGCCGAGGCCCTGGACCCGGCCGGGCTGCGTCCCCGGACCATCGGGTCACCGGCCGAGCTGCGGCCGCCGTGGTCGGTGATGGAGTGGGCCGGTCGCGCCGCTCCGGAGGCCGCCAGGACCACCGAGGGCGACGCCCCCTCCCCCGTACCGACCGTGGAGCTGCTGCCATGA